From a region of the Mycosarcoma maydis chromosome 7, whole genome shotgun sequence genome:
- a CDS encoding uncharacterized protein (related to TSR4 - cytoplasmic protein required for correct processing of the 20S pre-rRNA) has product MPQPASDDGYDSDSGSEFDASDVQLGLADGPLEGDDEANPLVSRIGGRAAWLPMKACPSDKIAQCNSCEQQMQLLVQIFAPLVESPYDRCLLVWGCARPACQRNDASSLRVIRTLKFNRRWAAKLEKQKAKRLAREQAKKEREAAAAKAKQEQEERAKINPFSAPAGGANAGLGGLLFGGSSDNPFATAAAAAPASATHVADEAQDSDDESGDESDEGDEESESERLAEELALKSDLAASAPTAESTWVESSTRYPPLYLNTVPEPCSSSLSKKLSKQEAAMLKSASASGALTTTDSAADDADLKGFAKEGYEKMLLDGIDDTFERFLKRVSVEPRQAVRYEFGGQPIAFHAKGKIYDLLWPKEYQPKAGQGVAVTKGQFTAGSAAPGERSFSARAVPPCQQCGAERVFEAQLMPNLINLLRADQIQAADGSVAPDALEVSLSETQDEEAKRKAAIEQALGRRLPGSAEGNGQKATTGDLTFDARTGLVWSTAFVFVCKNDCCNGELHGDDECWQEEVVLAQFEDEQ; this is encoded by the exons ATGCCACAGCCGGCCTCAGACGACGGTTACGATTCTGACTCTGGCTCCGAGTTCGACGCCTCTGATGTTCAGCTCGGCCTCGCAGATGGACCGCTCGaaggcgatgacgaggctAACCcgctcgtctcgcgcaTCGGTGGTCGCGCCGCATGGCTTCCTATGAAGGCTTGCCCATCTGACAAGATTGCACAGTGCAATTCATgtgagcagcagatgcagctcCTCGTGCAGATCTTTGCACCTCTCGTCGAATCTCCCTATGACCGATGCCTTTTGGTCTGGGGTTGCGCTAGACCAGCGTGTCAGCGGAACGACGCCTCTTC ATTACGCGTGATTCGCACGCTCAAATTCAACCGTCGCTGGGCTGCGAAGCTTGAAAAGCAAAAAGCcaagcgtcttgctcgcgaacaggccaagaaggagcgcgaagcggcagctgccaaagccaagcaggAACAGGAAGAGCGCGCCAAGATCAACCCATTCTCGGCTCCTGCTGGCGGTGCCAATGCCGGATTAGGAGGTTTGCTCTTCGGCGGTAGCTCAGATAACCCTttcgccaccgccgccgctgctgctcctgcatCAGCAACGCACGtcgccgacgaggcgcaAGACTCTGACGATGAATCGGGGGATGAGTCCGACGAGGGGGATGAAGAAtccgagagcgagaggcTAGCCGAAGAACTTGCGCTGAAATCCGATCTTGCTGCCTCAGCCCCCACGGCTGAATCTACATGGGTGGAATCGTCGACGCGATATCCACCGCTCTACCTGAATACCGTCCCCGAgccttgctcgtcctcgctcTCCAAGAAGCTCTccaagcaagaagcagcgatgctcaaatccgcatccgcatccggCGCCCTCACCACCACTGACTCTGCcgccgacgacgctgaCCTCAAGGGGTTCGCCAAGGAAGGCTATGAAaagatgctgctcgacggcatcgacgatACTTTTGAACGTTTTCTAAAGCGGGTTTCTGTTGAACCGAGACAGGCTGTTCGATACGAGTTCGGTGGCCAGCCAATTGCTTTCCACGCCAAAGGCAAGATCTACGATCTGCTGTGGCCCAAGGAATATCAACCAAAAGCGGGACAAGGTGTTGCTGTCACCAAGGGTCAATTCACCGCCggctctgctgctcctggAGAACGCTCGTTCAGCGCACGAGCAGTTCCTCCTTGCCAGCAATGCGGCGCAGAGCGGGTATTTGAAGCACAACTCATGCCCAACTTGATCAACTTGCTTCGCGCGGATCAGATCCAAGCTGCCGACGGATCGGTCGCTCCCGATGCACTCGAAGTCTCGTTGTCCGAAACGCAAGATGAAGAGGCGAAACGAAAGGcggcgatcgagcaagctctCGGTCGACGCTTGCCTGGCTCTGCTGAGGGCAACGGGCAGAAAGCGACGACCGGTGACTTGACATTTGATGCGAGGACCGGGCTAGTCTGGAGCACAGCATTTGTGTTTGTTTGCAAAAACGACTGCTGCAACGGTGAGCTGCATGGTGACGATGAATGTTGGCAGGAGGAAGTCGTTCTTGCTCAATTCGAGGATGAACAGTAA
- a CDS encoding uncharacterized protein (related to General alpha-glucoside permease): MPSISPQHTAEPSSSTQSTLHSTPAVSQVRIQTPEAPASLDELLKSPHNPALQIRQPSSTLRGATPDDQRRRNGFHLWRTESEDARNARLRQAIQAAEAQANAPPSLKHRLGNALGKASDWIQSRGFLSLYRLNPIQLGDGTEAILSDAFAVRSPKLSRLGLIVLTISLAGAQLAWTLELAYGTPYLLSLGLSQQSTSLVWLAGPLSGLIAQPVVGSLSDHSTSSFRRRKYMIISALLLTVSTITLAYSVPISTSLVDLFGGGLADWDPRRHDLVHSTTQIISVMAFWILDFALNGLQAASRALILDTAPSEQQTIANAWQGRMTHAGNVVGYLCGWVDLASWKSLRWLGGGQFRRFAMISLLAMISCVSVTISCISESPTDDRFSQSTHQRQSMCTSAWSTAQATLDDVWHAIRRLPRSVRRVCLVQLFAFMGWFPFLFYSTTYILQIAQYERNLEHRRTHDDLILVQPFDAGQGGQAGRPSSDRDAERGSFAMLMFALISLVSAALLPYLALAGEKRDQPCLKNADSNNGQETPTPPLQINIPADRASLWSEPRHTADREHSERISRVQRVTRGLVQGLTLRTFWSVASIVFAALMLVGTAWASTVRQATVVIALVGVPWSVAAWAPFALVGEFVREAEDGASPFEFEQDHWSPARMRARAAATEEGRPRKHSQPSAHESVSRVDQADVGAGGGFKYIDQVSPTRMGRGGEQGARERIRASLVDCAPLPRTSTASSEDVESLHVAPHCGDGGGWRSSSYSSHAPTPQNATGGAGTILGIHNLAIVAPQFVVAIIASLIFSAVHSSLSATHLVLNSPALASLADRDHRVAQGGVVNPAKGTVWVLRFGGSMALIAAVVARFVPLTLSERQRRYPAQQPIQHHAAGQHDDYRDVL; this comes from the coding sequence ATGCCGTCAATATCGCCGCAACACACCGCAGAGcctagcagcagcacgcagTCCACATTGCACTCGACGCCTGCTGTAAGCCAGGTCCGCATACAAACGCCTGAAGCACCTGCcagcctcgacgagctgctcaaatCGCCTCATAATCCTGCCTTGCAGATTCGTCAGCCTAGCTCGACGCTTCGAGGCGCCACCCCGGATGACCAGCGAAGACGGAATGGTTTCCACCTTTGGCGCACCGAGTCGGAAGACGCCCGTAACGCGCGGCTGCGCCAAGCGAtccaagcagcagaggcacAGGCTAACGCGCCACCGAGTCTCAAGCATCGACTTGGCAACGCTCTCGGGAAAGCTTCCGATTGGATTCAGTCACGCGGCTTTCTGAGCTTGTACAGGCTCAACCCGATCCAATTAGGCGATGGCACGGAAGCGATACTGTCGGACGCCTTTGCGGTTCGCTCACCAAAACTCTCTCGGCTCGGCCTAATCGTTCTTACAATCAGTCTGGCAGGCGCTCAGCTCGCATGGACGCTCGAACTTGCGTACGGAACACCGTATCTTCTTTCGCTCGGTCTAAGCCAGCAAAGCACCAGCTTGGTCTGGCTCGCCGGCCCACTCAGCGGTCTCATCGCTCAGCCGGTCGTCGGCTCGCTTTCGGATCATTCCACATCATCTTTTCGTCGCCGAAAATACATGATCATCtcggctttgctgctgacTGTTTCGACCATTACTCTTGCCTACTCAGTCCCTATCTCTACTTCcctcgtcgatctcttcGGAGGCGGACTTGCCGACTGGGATCCTCGCCGCCACGATTTGGTCCATTCCACCACGCAGATTATCTCGGTCATGGCCTTTTGGATCCTCGACTTTGCTCTCAATGGGCTTCAGGCTGCTTCGCGAGCGCTTATCCTCGATACCGCGCCTTCCGAACAGCAGACTATTGCGAATGCGTGGCAGGGCAGGATGACCCATGCGGGCAACGTGGTGGGGTATCTGTGCGGATGGGTCGACCTTGCCAGTTGGAAATCGCTGCGCTGGCTCGGGGGAGGTCAGTTTCGGCGATTCGCCATGATCTCGTTGCTCGCCATGATCTCGTGCGTTAGCGTCACCATCTCGTGCATCTCCGAGTCGCCGACAGACGATCGGTTTTCGCAATCGACGCATCAACGACAATCCATGTGCACCTCGGCATGGAGCACCGCCCAGGCGACGTTGGATGATGTATGGCATGCCATCCGCAGGTTGCCTAGATCGGTACGGAGGGTATGCCTGGTACAGCTGTTTGCGTTCATGGGTTGGTTCCCGTTCCTCTTCTACAGCACTACATATATCCTGCAGATCGCGCAGTACGAGCGGAATCTCGAGCACAGACGTACACATGACGACCTCATCCTTGTACAGCCGTTTGATGCTGGTCAGGGTGGACAGGCTGGCCGTCCGAGCTCGGACCGGGATGCAGAGCGTGGATCGTTTGCCATGCTCATGTTTGCTCTCATTTCGCTCGTTTCTGCAGCGCTGTTGCCATATCTCGCTTTGGCCGGTGAAAAACGTGATCAACCTTGTCTCAAAAATGCTGATTCAAACAACGGCCAAGAGACCCCCACCCCACCGTTGCAGATCAACATACCTGCGGATCGCGCATCACTGTGGAGCGAACCACGGCACACGGCGGATCGCGAGCATTCTGAGCGCATCTCGCGTGTTCAGCGCGTAACCCGCGGTCTAGTTCAAGGTCTGACGCTACGAACATTCTGGAGCGtcgcctcgatcgtctttgctgcttTGATGCTCGTCGGGACAGCTTGGGCGTCTACGGTACGGCAAGCTACGGTGGTGATCGCGCTTGTCGGCGTGCCGTGGAGCGTTGCTGCGTGGGCACCATTTGCGCTGGTCGGCGAGTTCGTGAGGGAGGCCGAGGATGGCGCATCTCCGTTTGAATTCGAACAAGATCATTGGTCGCCAGCTCGGATGAGGGCTAGGGCAGCGGCGACCGAAGAGGGGCGGCCAAGAAAGCACAGCCAGCCAAGTGCTCACGAATCGGTTAGCAGGGTGGACCAAGCTGATGTCGGGGCTGGGGGAGGATTCAAGTACATTGATCAGGTATCACCTACAAGGATGGGTAGGGGTGGAGAACAAGGTGCGAGGGAGAGAATCCGAGCGTCGCTGGTGGATTGTGCACCTCTACCACGCACTTCGACGGCGAGCAGTGAGGATGTCGAATCGCTCCATGTAGCACCGCATTgcggtgatggtggcggATGGCGCTCTTCGTCCTACTCGTCGCATGCGCCCACTCCACAGAACGCAACCGGCGGAGCGGGGACTATTCTGGGCATTCACAacctcgccatcgtcgctcCACAgttcgtcgtcgccatcatcgcctcGCTCATCTTCAGCGCCGTACACTCGAGTCTCAGCGCCACACATCTCGTCTTGAACTCTCCGGCGCTGGCCTCCTTGGCTGACAGGGATCATCGAGTAGCGCAAGGTGGCGTGGTGAATCCAGCGAAAGGAACAGTTTGGGTTTTAAGGTTCGGAGGAAGCATGGCTCTCATCGCGGCTGTTGTGGCGAGATTCGTACCGTTGACGCTTAGCGAGAGACAGAGACGCTACCCTGCCCAGCAGCCGATACAGCACCACGCAGCAGGCCAGCATGACGATTACCGCGACGTCCtataa